The Faecalibacterium prausnitzii genome includes a window with the following:
- a CDS encoding carbohydrate kinase family protein produces the protein MDILTIGEVLIDLTQTGKDARGIPQFAANPGGAPANLAVAASRLGAQTAFIGKVGADAFGRYLKEVLAENKVDVSGMAVDADHPTTMAVVSVDATGERDFSFYRSANADVMLCKEDISDEALKAAKIVHFGSVSLTADPSRTATLDAAARAKKLGATITYDPNYRANLWKNKEDAIAQMKAPLPLVDILKVSDEELPLLTGTTDCESGTAQLAQNGIRLIFVTLGANGVFYRFGDKTGHVAGVPCKVGDTNGAGDTFFGAALSKLCKEKLDTLTVDKLESILAFANKAASITTSRHGAIPAMPTLAEVEG, from the coding sequence ATGGACATTTTAACGATTGGTGAAGTTTTGATCGACCTGACCCAGACCGGCAAGGATGCGCGCGGCATTCCTCAGTTTGCCGCAAACCCCGGCGGTGCCCCGGCCAATCTGGCGGTGGCTGCTTCCAGACTGGGCGCACAGACCGCCTTTATCGGCAAGGTGGGTGCGGATGCCTTTGGCCGCTACCTGAAAGAGGTTCTGGCAGAAAACAAGGTAGACGTTTCCGGCATGGCGGTGGATGCAGACCACCCCACCACCATGGCGGTGGTCTCGGTGGATGCCACAGGTGAGCGGGATTTCAGCTTCTACCGCAGTGCCAACGCTGACGTGATGCTGTGCAAAGAGGATATTTCGGACGAGGCTCTGAAAGCTGCCAAAATCGTCCACTTCGGTTCTGTCAGCCTCACCGCTGACCCCTCCCGCACTGCCACACTGGACGCTGCTGCTCGTGCCAAAAAGCTGGGTGCTACCATCACCTACGACCCCAATTACCGTGCCAACCTCTGGAAGAACAAAGAGGATGCCATTGCCCAGATGAAAGCACCCCTGCCGCTGGTGGATATTCTGAAAGTATCCGATGAAGAACTGCCTCTGCTCACCGGCACCACCGACTGCGAAAGCGGCACGGCACAACTGGCACAGAACGGCATCCGGCTGATTTTTGTCACCTTGGGTGCAAACGGCGTATTCTACCGCTTTGGGGACAAAACCGGCCATGTGGCAGGTGTTCCCTGCAAGGTGGGCGACACCAACGGCGCAGGCGATACCTTCTTTGGGGCTGCCCTGTCCAAGCTCTGCAAGGAGAAGCTGGACACCCTGACCGTGGACAAGCTGGAAAGCATTCTGGCCTTTGCCAACAAAGCGGCCAGCATCACCACCAGCCGGCATGGTGCTATCCCCGCCATGCCCACCCTTGCAGAAGTGGAGGGCTGA
- a CDS encoding amylosucrase produces MAAKQEFASRFAKHKDELEWLFMELYHNREGLEVLEQEMADAYNARSAELKALDKARSADPEWYKRGNMFGMTMYTDLFAGNLKELAKKLPYLKEQKLTYLHLMPLLQMPHPHNDGGYAVEDFDTVDPALGTNKDLENLTRELRKAGISLCLDFVMNHTASTHRWAMAAKAGDPWFQAYYHLYDDRTIPDQYEQTVPQVFPNTAPGNFTWCEEMHKWVLTTFHDYQWDLNYGNPAVFVDMTKSILHLANLGVEVFRIDAVPYIWKQLGTTCRNLPQVHTIVRMLRMVLECVCPAVILKGEVVMAPKELAAYFGTPEKPECHMLYNVSTMVNLWGALASRDTRLLKAQLDALHALPDNCWFVNYLRCHDDIGWGLDEAVENKLGIDPQKHKEYLYHFYEGNFPGSWAKGELYNYDPATGDARSCGTTASLCGVEQALEKDDKTALDYAVKRDLLLHTAMAFLQGFPMLNCGDEIAQLNGWDYKNDPDRVEDSRNLHRTKFNWEDAKQRTRKGTLQNQLWQGMEQLRQMRADPCFAPDAWVTTWDSHNPGVLALVRKRGEETLVGLFNFTEYPAGASLDALGGEYHTPEGTSVWLADVELEPYQALLVKNK; encoded by the coding sequence ATGGCAGCAAAACAGGAATTTGCGTCCCGGTTCGCCAAACATAAAGATGAGCTGGAATGGCTGTTCATGGAACTGTACCACAACCGGGAAGGGCTGGAGGTTCTGGAACAGGAGATGGCAGACGCCTACAACGCCCGCAGTGCCGAGCTGAAAGCGCTGGACAAGGCGCGCTCTGCCGACCCGGAGTGGTACAAGCGGGGCAATATGTTCGGCATGACCATGTACACCGACCTCTTTGCCGGAAATCTGAAAGAACTGGCGAAGAAGCTGCCCTACCTGAAAGAGCAGAAGCTGACCTATCTGCACCTGATGCCCCTTTTGCAGATGCCCCATCCCCACAATGACGGCGGCTATGCGGTGGAGGATTTCGACACCGTAGACCCGGCCCTTGGCACCAACAAGGATCTGGAAAACCTGACCCGTGAACTGCGGAAAGCCGGCATCAGCCTGTGTCTGGATTTTGTCATGAACCACACCGCCAGCACCCACCGCTGGGCGATGGCGGCAAAGGCGGGCGACCCGTGGTTTCAGGCCTATTACCATCTCTATGACGACCGCACCATCCCCGACCAGTACGAGCAGACTGTGCCGCAGGTGTTCCCCAACACTGCACCCGGCAACTTTACATGGTGTGAGGAGATGCACAAGTGGGTGCTGACCACCTTCCACGACTACCAGTGGGATCTGAACTACGGAAACCCGGCGGTGTTCGTGGACATGACCAAGAGCATTCTGCACCTTGCAAATCTCGGTGTGGAAGTGTTCCGCATTGACGCAGTGCCTTATATCTGGAAGCAGCTGGGCACCACCTGCCGCAATCTGCCGCAGGTGCACACCATTGTGCGGATGCTCCGCATGGTGCTGGAATGCGTCTGCCCGGCGGTCATCCTCAAGGGCGAGGTGGTCATGGCACCCAAGGAGCTTGCCGCCTACTTCGGCACACCCGAAAAGCCGGAATGCCACATGCTCTACAACGTGTCCACCATGGTCAACCTGTGGGGTGCCCTTGCCAGCCGGGACACCCGGCTGCTGAAAGCGCAGCTGGATGCCCTCCACGCCCTGCCGGACAACTGCTGGTTCGTGAACTACCTGCGCTGCCACGATGACATCGGCTGGGGTCTGGATGAAGCGGTGGAGAATAAGCTGGGCATCGACCCGCAGAAACACAAGGAATATCTGTACCACTTCTATGAGGGCAATTTCCCCGGCAGCTGGGCAAAGGGCGAGCTGTACAACTACGACCCTGCCACCGGCGATGCCCGGAGCTGCGGCACCACCGCCAGCCTGTGCGGCGTGGAGCAGGCACTGGAAAAGGACGACAAGACCGCACTGGACTACGCGGTGAAGCGCGACCTGCTGCTGCACACTGCCATGGCGTTTTTGCAGGGCTTCCCCATGCTGAACTGCGGCGATGAGATTGCACAACTCAACGGCTGGGATTACAAAAACGACCCCGACCGTGTGGAGGACAGCCGCAACCTGCACCGCACAAAATTCAACTGGGAGGATGCAAAGCAGCGCACCCGGAAGGGCACGCTGCAAAACCAGCTGTGGCAGGGCATGGAGCAGCTGCGCCAAATGCGGGCAGACCCCTGCTTTGCCCCGGATGCGTGGGTGACCACATGGGACAGCCATAACCCCGGCGTGCTGGCGCTGGTGCGCAAGCGCGGCGAGGAGACGCTGGTGGGACTGTTCAACTTTACCGAGTACCCGGCAGGGGCAAGTCTGGACGCTCTGGGCGGTGAATATCACACCCCGGAGGGCACTTCCGTCTGGCTGGCGGATGTGGAGCTGGAGCCGTATCAGGCGCTGCTGGTAAAAAATAAATAA
- a CDS encoding recombinase family protein, giving the protein MTAVIYARYSTDSQREESIEGQIRECTAYAEKNGFTVVKHYIDRAVSAKTDNRPQFQQMIKDSERGIFDVIIVWKLDRFARNRYDSARYKTQLKRNGVKLVSATEVISAGPEGIILESVLEGYAEYYSADLSEKVVRGMTENALKGKFTGGAIPFGYTINADRRFENVLPQKSTRAARKRPSANSGWKIWWSIRPCNLSGTMLLWNPSSPRSWSCRTGRIPTFPSMRSSSGMRNQVSRICSMRFRPES; this is encoded by the coding sequence ATGACCGCCGTGATCTATGCCCGCTATTCTACTGACAGTCAGCGCGAAGAATCCATTGAAGGTCAGATCCGGGAATGCACCGCCTATGCGGAGAAGAACGGCTTTACGGTGGTCAAACACTACATCGATCGTGCCGTTTCTGCAAAAACGGACAACCGCCCGCAGTTCCAACAGATGATCAAAGACAGTGAACGTGGCATCTTTGATGTTATCATCGTCTGGAAACTTGACCGCTTTGCTCGGAACCGCTACGACAGCGCACGGTACAAGACCCAGCTGAAACGCAATGGTGTGAAGCTGGTATCGGCTACGGAAGTCATTTCGGCTGGCCCGGAGGGCATCATTCTGGAGTCTGTTCTGGAGGGCTATGCGGAATACTACTCGGCTGACCTGTCCGAAAAGGTCGTGCGCGGCATGACCGAGAACGCTCTCAAAGGCAAGTTTACCGGTGGTGCGATTCCATTCGGGTACACCATCAATGCCGACCGCCGTTTTGAGAATGTGCTACCGCAAAAAAGCACAAGGGCTGCAAGAAAAAGACCGTCCGCAAACAGTGGCTGGAAAATTTGGTGGTCAATCAGACCATGCAACTTGTCCGGGACGATGCTGCTATGGAATCCATCATCGCCAAGGTCATGGAGCTGCAGGACCGGGAGAATACCAACCTTCCCCTCTATGAGAAGCAGCTCCGGGATGCGGAATCAGGTATCCAGAATATGCTCAATGCGATTCAGGCCGGAATCCTGA
- a CDS encoding ABC transporter ATP-binding protein, which yields MIEKIQHATASSPEGAKGLVKGVLACAFQNIAFMLPTGLLYLLVKDLLAGSASGRTAFYLLGCAACFALILLTTWFQYNGTYFTTYKESGTRRLTLAERLRKLPLSFFGKRDLADLTSTIMADCEVLEKDCSHFIPGLFGSLISTVLIALSLFAFEWRMALAALWVIPVSAAIVVGSYRVQDKVQARTMAAKMACADGIQEYIETLRDLKASNAEQRYLSGLSDKIRAVEKQSIVAELETALFVSSAGMVLKLGIASVALTGSVLLVQGSIDVLTLFLFLMAASRMYDPMQGALQNLAAVIAMRTNVGRMNEILDASLQTGSEQLTNQGCDIVFDHVGFAYNSGKTVLRDVSFTAKQGEVTALVGPSGGGKTTVSRLAARFWDYQKGSITVGGMEVSQIDPEKLMSLYSIVFQDVTLFDNTILENIRLGRKGATDEEVLAAAKLANCEEFAEKLPDKWNTNIGENGCALSGGERQRISIARAFLKDAPIILLDEATASLDVENETAIQEALSRLIRNKTVLIIAHRMRTVAGADQVVVLSGGIVAEQGSPAELYARKGLYTHMVDLQSASQNWTI from the coding sequence CAACACGCCACGGCCAGCTCCCCGGAGGGCGCAAAGGGGCTTGTAAAGGGCGTTCTGGCCTGTGCGTTCCAAAACATAGCGTTCATGCTGCCCACCGGGCTGCTGTATCTTCTGGTAAAAGATCTGCTGGCAGGCTCCGCGAGCGGGAGAACCGCCTTTTATCTGCTGGGGTGTGCGGCCTGCTTTGCGCTGATTTTGCTGACCACATGGTTCCAGTACAACGGCACCTATTTTACCACCTATAAAGAGAGCGGCACCCGCCGCCTGACCCTTGCAGAGCGGCTGCGCAAGCTGCCCTTGTCCTTCTTTGGCAAGCGGGATCTTGCCGACCTGACCAGCACCATCATGGCGGACTGCGAGGTACTGGAAAAGGACTGCTCCCACTTCATCCCCGGTCTGTTCGGTTCCCTCATCTCTACCGTGCTCATTGCCCTGAGCCTGTTCGCCTTTGAGTGGCGGATGGCACTGGCGGCTCTGTGGGTCATTCCGGTATCCGCTGCCATCGTGGTGGGCAGCTATCGGGTACAGGATAAGGTGCAGGCCAGGACCATGGCGGCGAAAATGGCCTGTGCGGACGGCATTCAGGAGTACATCGAGACCCTCCGGGACCTGAAAGCCAGCAATGCGGAGCAGCGGTATCTGTCTGGCCTTTCCGACAAAATTCGGGCAGTGGAAAAGCAGTCTATTGTGGCAGAGCTGGAAACAGCGCTGTTTGTGTCCTCCGCCGGCATGGTGCTCAAGCTGGGTATTGCGTCGGTGGCGCTCACCGGTTCGGTGCTGCTGGTGCAGGGCAGTATCGATGTACTGACCCTGTTTCTGTTCCTGATGGCGGCATCCCGGATGTACGACCCCATGCAGGGGGCTTTGCAGAATCTGGCGGCGGTCATCGCCATGCGTACCAATGTGGGGCGGATGAATGAGATTCTGGACGCTTCCCTGCAGACCGGCAGCGAGCAGCTGACCAATCAGGGCTGCGATATCGTGTTCGACCATGTGGGCTTTGCCTATAACTCTGGCAAGACGGTGCTGCGGGATGTTTCCTTTACCGCAAAGCAGGGCGAGGTCACGGCACTGGTGGGCCCCTCCGGCGGCGGCAAGACCACTGTTTCCCGGCTGGCAGCACGGTTCTGGGATTACCAGAAGGGCAGCATCACCGTGGGCGGCATGGAGGTTTCCCAAATCGACCCGGAAAAGCTCATGAGCCTGTATTCCATCGTGTTTCAGGATGTGACGCTGTTTGACAACACGATCCTGGAAAACATTCGTCTGGGGCGCAAGGGTGCCACCGACGAGGAGGTCCTTGCGGCGGCAAAGCTGGCAAACTGCGAGGAATTTGCCGAAAAGCTGCCGGACAAGTGGAACACGAACATCGGCGAGAACGGCTGCGCCCTTTCCGGCGGCGAGCGTCAGCGCATTTCCATCGCCCGTGCTTTTCTGAAGGATGCGCCTATCATCCTGCTGGACGAGGCCACCGCCAGCTTGGATGTGGAAAACGAAACTGCCATTCAGGAGGCTCTTTCCCGGCTGATTCGGAACAAGACGGTGCTGATCATTGCCCACCGGATGCGCACTGTAGCCGGTGCGGATCAGGTGGTGGTGCTGTCGGGCGGCATCGTGGCCGAACAGGGCAGCCCGGCAGAGCTGTACGCCCGGAAGGGGCTGTATACCCACATGGTGGATCTGCAGTCGGCAAGCCAGAATTGGACGATCTGA